A segment of the Spartobacteria bacterium genome:
AACAGGCCCCACATGGCGCCGGCAACGGCCAGTGGTATGGCAGAAAACACCGTGATGGGATGCAAAAAGGATTTGAACATGGCCACCAACAGAATGTAGAGCAAAATCAATCCGAGCAGCAGGGCTTTGCCCATCGATTTCTGGGCAATGGCCATATCGGATGCGGTTCCGGATACGGCGATTTCATATCCGGCAGGAAGATCGTCGAGCGCCACCCGTTCTTTTACCATAGCGGCCACTTGTTTGATGGTATATCCCTGATTAACGGCTGTGATATCGATGGTATTACGAAGACCTTCGCGCGTTACAAAGGGTGGTGCGGGGCGCGTTTTTACTTCGGCCATGCTGCTTAGCGGAATGGCTCCGAACGCCGTGTTTACGTACACTTCGGCCAGTTGGTCAGGATGGTGCATTTGGTTTCCTGCATAGCGAACGGTGACAGGGATATCGAGAAATGCTGCAAGATCCATTTTGCCAGCGGGTAACCCTTTGATTGCGTTCTTCAGTTCGAGTGCGACAGAAGCAGCACTGGTCTTGTAAAAGGTCAGCAGTTCTGGATCAGGTTCCACGATGTATTCGGTTTTATCGACATACCAGCTTCGTTGCACATCGGTGATGCCCGGCATGCCTTTGAGTGCAGTAAGAACCCGGTCTGCCCATTGTGAAAGGAGGACAGGATCGGCACCACTCACAATAATATCCAGCGGAGCTTTGGTGGTAGACATGGGGGTGGCTCCGTATTCGCTGACTTTGAATGTGCGCACACCGGGTATCGCTTCCAGGGATTGACGCCAGGCCTTTTCGATATCCCAGATGGTAGCGGAACGCTGGGTGCGATCGACGAGATGGACGGTGATTACCCCCCCTTGAATGGTCGTTCCACCGCCGCCAAAACTTACCTGACCAACTTCGGAGCCAATCACAGAGGAAAGGGTTTGTACGCCTTCGGTTTGCTGGATCATGGTTTCGATACGTTCCAGCGTTTTTTCGATGGCTTCGGGTGCGGCATCGGTCGGGGTATCAAAGGCCACCAATACGATTCCAGTATCCATCGGCGGCATCAGTTCTCCACCCAGCAAGGGAACGATCATGCGCATGGTAAAAGCAAAAAGGATCACCACGGTTATCAGCGTAATCGCCCGATGCCGCAGGGCATGCCCAAGCAACCCGGTATAAAAACGCGCCAGCAGATTTACGCCGATATCGGTTTTGGCTGCGATGCGTTCAAACACATTGGGTTTGCGGGCATGGCTCGTCAACAGGCGTGAAGCCAATAGCGGAACAACGGTTAACGCGCAGACCAGGGACGCTGCAAGCGTGGCCACGATAACCACGTTAAGCGGACGCATAACTTGTTGGGTATATCCTCCCGTAAACATGACGGGAACGAGCACAACAATCGTCGTCAGCATTCCTGCGGTTGTTTCCAGGGCAACTTCACTAGTTCCTTTCAGGGCTGCATCGGCCGGGGTTCTGTTTTCCTCACGAAAATGCCG
Coding sequences within it:
- a CDS encoding efflux RND transporter permease subunit, with amino-acid sequence MNITAFSLRNPFTVVAGILIVVALGLAAFFRMPTDLFPNTVPPQILVLTVRPGASASDVSGKITQVLEKQLNTLAGRVNVTSTTRDEVSSIRVEFDYDTPIGEAVTDVQNAVNRVRAALPDDIMEPRVYKITDATRPLVTLSLHPRPDGSQSLMQIRLLADNQLSDALLSIPGVADVQVFGAHQPEIQILADRAALSGYGLSLGELVVSLARQNISTPAGAIVATEREYLVLTEGMFTDVDSILDLPIMYADGGHIRVRDVATVELSPPPPRSIYHGNGTPAIAINLMRADNGPTGSTIKNIKAALPRLRAAYPDILFDVTDDQQPLIDINVQGMKSSLLQAIVITVFVIFMFLANAHAAAVVSISIPLAFLAGLMVLSLTPYTLNMVTLSGLIISVGMVVDASVVVLENIYRHFREENRTPADAALKGTSEVALETTAGMLTTIVVLVPVMFTGGYTQQVMRPLNVVIVATLAASLVCALTVVPLLASRLLTSHARKPNVFERIAAKTDIGVNLLARFYTGLLGHALRHRAITLITVVILFAFTMRMIVPLLGGELMPPMDTGIVLVAFDTPTDAAPEAIEKTLERIETMIQQTEGVQTLSSVIGSEVGQVSFGGGGTTIQGGVITVHLVDRTQRSATIWDIEKAWRQSLEAIPGVRTFKVSEYGATPMSTTKAPLDIIVSGADPVLLSQWADRVLTALKGMPGITDVQRSWYVDKTEYIVEPDPELLTFYKTSAASVALELKNAIKGLPAGKMDLAAFLDIPVTVRYAGNQMHHPDQLAEVYVNTAFGAIPLSSMAEVKTRPAPPFVTREGLRNTIDITAVNQGYTIKQVAAMVKERVALDDLPAGYEIAVSGTASDMAIAQKSMGKALLLGLILLYILLVAMFKSFLHPITVFSAIPLAVAGAMWGL